A stretch of the Macaca thibetana thibetana isolate TM-01 chromosome X, ASM2454274v1, whole genome shotgun sequence genome encodes the following:
- the CLDN2 gene encoding claudin-2 isoform X2: MASLGLQLVGYILGLLGLLGTLVAMLLPSWKTSSYVGASIVTAVGFSKGLWMECATHSTGITQCDIYSTLLGLPADIQAAQAMMVTSSAISSLACIISVVGMKCTVFCQESRAKDRVAVAGGVFFILGGLLGFIPVAWNLHGILRDFYSPLVPDSMKFEIGEALYLGIISSLFSLIAGIILCFSCSSQRNRSNYYDAYQAQPLATRSSPRPGQLPKVKSEFNSYSLTGCSPNLEGPLP, encoded by the exons ATGGCCTCTCTTGGCCTCCAACTTGTGGGCTACATCCTAGGCCTTCTGGGGCTTTTGGGAACACTGGTTGCCATGCTGCTTCCCAGCTGGAAAACAAGTTCTTACGTCGGTGCCAGCATTGTGACAGCAGTCGGCTTCTCCAAGGGCCTCTGGATGGAGTGTGCCACACACAGCACAGGCATCACCCAGTGTGACATCTATAGCACCCTTCTGGGCCTGCCCGCTGACATCCAGGCTGCCCAGGCCATGATGGTGACATCCAGTGCAATCTCCTCCCTGGCCTGCATTATCTCTGTGGTGGGCATGAAATGTACAGTCTTCTGCCAGGAATCCCGAGCCAAAGACAGAGTGGCGGTAGCAGGTGGAGTGTTTTTCATCCTTGGAGGCCTCCTGGGCTTCATTCCTGTTGCCTGGAATCTTCATGGGATCCTGCGGGACTTCTACTCACCACTGGTGCCTGACAGCATGAAATTTGAGATTGGAGAGGCTCTTTACTTGGGCATTATTTCTTCCCTGTTCTCCCTGATAGCTGGAATCATCCTCTGCTTTTCCTGCTCATCCCAGAGAAATCGCTCCAACTACTATGATGCCTACCAAGCCCAACCTCTTGCCACAAGGAGCTCTCCAAGGCCTGGTCAACTTCCCAAAGTCAAGAGTGAGTTCAATTCCTACAGCCTGACAGG CTGCTCTCCCAACCTGGAAGGCCCTCTCCCTTAG